Genomic DNA from Pseudomonas fluorescens:
GTATCAATAGTCACGACGTGGGTAGGTTGTATCACGCCCCGTACTGATGACATTGTTCTGCCGCACATACTGCGCCCACTCAGTCAGCAGCTCATTCAACTTGTCTGGGTGCTGACTGGAAAGATCATGCAACTCACCGCGGTCGGTCGCCAGGTCGTACAGCGCCCAAGTACCCTTGCCATCATCAAAGGAGTAAACGATTTTCCAGTTGCCCTTGCGGATAGCATTACGCCCCATCAATTCAATGCCGACGGTATAGGTGGAATCATGCACTGCGTGGCTTTTACCTTGGAGCATGGATAAAGCACTCGCCCCCTTCATCGGCTCAACGGTTTTGCCTTGGTATTGCGTACCGGGATGTTTGATACCTGCCACATCAAGTATCGTTGGCATGATGTCCATGGCAGTCACCACGGCGTCGGTGCGTTGAGGGTTGTCATTGAATGGAAGACGCATGAACGATGCAGAACGAACCCCCCCTTCATTGGTATAGGCCTTGAACATTCTGAATGGTTGGGCGCTGACTTGCCCCCAGGCGGGTCCCTCATAAGCGAAAGAGTTTGGACGTCCAATATTGTTTAACGAGACGTCAAAGTGTTTGGGGATCCATTGATCATTTTCAACATCCTTGCTCCAATCATTACCTTCTGGTCCATTATCGGACAAGAACACGATCAAGGTGTTGTCATAAAGCCCTTTGTCCTTGAGGTGATTGATAAGTCTGCCGATCTCATGGTCAAAAGCATCGACCATTGCTGCGTAGGCTTCCATTGTCCGTGCCGAGTATTCTTTCTCTTCGACACTGAGTGCAGACCATGGCTTTACCCCCTTGGGCATCGGAACTGGTGTAGCTTTAGCGTCGACCAGGCCAAGAGATTTGAGCTTTTCGATTCTGCGTGCCGCGGTCACTTCGTAACCTTGGTCATAACGTCCCCGATATTTCTGCAGATAGGCGTCGGGAGCCTGGGAAGGTAAATGCGCGGCGGTGTAGGCGGCATAGGCAAAGAAGGGCTTTTTTTCTCCCAGGCCAGCATCGACGTACTCAATCAACTTGTTCGTAAAGTTGGTCGATGAGTAAAAATCCGCTGGCAACTCTACCTTGATGTCATTCTCCCTGTAGACGGGTTCCGGGGCGTCTGACGCTATTTGCATAGGTGCCGTTTGCTTAAAATGAGCGGCCCCACCACCCATAAGGACATATGACTTATCGAACCCACGCTGCTGTGGACGCAGTCCATCAGCGCCACCCAAGTGCCATTTTCCGACCATGAAGGTCTGGTAACCAGCATCCTTCATCAACTCTGGCAGGGCCGCTACGCGCTGGTTTAGATAACCCTCGTAGCCAGGCTTGCCCATCTGCTCAGGTGTGAGGTGAGGCGTCATCATTTCCGCCATATTACCGACACCTGCAAGATGATTGTCGGTCCCAGACATCAACATGGAGCGGGTCGGCGAACAGGTGGGGGCAACGTAAAGCGATTGAAGCAAGGTACTGTGCTTACTCAGTTCATCCAGATTCGGGGTGTCAATTTCCCCGCCAAATGCTCCTAGATCTGAATACCCCAAGTCATCGGCAACAATTAACAAAATGTTGGGCTTCGCTGAGGCTGCGAAGGCCGGGGGGGCAAGACAGGCCACGACGAGCAAGGCACTAGAGGCGAGCCAGTTCAAGTTTTTTTTCATTTCTTCAGAACCTTTTCTGTCATTTTTTAGAAGTGAAAAGCCACGACTAACTGGCTGTAGACGTTAAGATTATCGTTCCCCAGTTGGGAGCCGCCTTGTTCTGCACTTTTCTTAGGTTTATAGAGCCCCACCAGGGGACTGATAACCCAGTTCTCTCCCACCGACCAATCCAGGTAGGCATCCACTTCACTGGCGTCCAGGTCGCCTTGTCTTTTGTCCAGACTTCTAAACGAGTAAGCCAATGCGCCCAAGGTCAGATTGGCGGTCGGATGCAATTGGAGTTCCGCCATATGAATGCCAGCATTTCGCTGAAATGGCCCTGAGTAGTTAGAGGCGACTTCGCCTTGAAACCAAGTGCCGTAACCACGACTGTAACCACTGAAGAGGGGGTCGTAGTCTTCGGAGTAACGACTGTAGCGATAGCCCAAGCGAGGCGTCCATGGTAACTGGGAGAAGGTCCACGCCCCTTCCGCGTACCAGGCATGTTCCTGCCCCTGTGACTTGTCCTCATGGGCATATTCGAACGATAAAAACAGGTCTTTGATACCGAAGTCACCTTGCCCACGAAGGCTGACAACTTCAAGACCGTCTCTCTGGGCGCTGAAACTGTTCGCCAAGCTTTCGTCAACCCCCAAACCTTTTATGTAAGTGAGGCCGAACGTAGCATGCTCATCTCCCCTTTCCAGTACAGCAATCCCGAGTTCTGGTTTGGCTTTGATCTCATTATCCGATTTCAGCCAAATCAAATCGCCACGCCATAGATCCTGCGCCCCAAGGTGCAGCTTCACCGTATTATGAAAAGCATTGCGCGGGGTGAGGTAATAGGCGCCACCTCTATCCAATTGACCGTCGGCAATATTGTTGCCGACACTTAAGCCATCCCCGTTGATGATGAATCCATCACCTATCTGAATTTTCTGGCTGCCCACAGATAGATCGACAAAATCTTTTCCCCAGTCATGCATCAGATTACCCGAGCGCCAGCCGATATAAGCCCGATCGATTGATGCCCGTCGCTCGGAGCCGTCCGTGTATCCCGCAGCATCGCCACCATCCCAGGTACCGCTAGCCACCCAAGTGGTTTCTCCGTAGAGCGAACTGTCATATAACCCAGGTAATAGCGTCTGGCCTTTAAACCCAGCCCTGAGTACCCCTTCTTGCCAACCGGCGGCACCAGACTTGATAGGACCGCCCTGATTATAGGATTCACTGCTGTGAAACGCCCCATAGATCGCCTGTACCGTGAAGTCAAGCTTCGTGTTGTCGTCTTTATAAATCGTTGCAGCCGAAGCACTGTGATCCACTACAGCCAACGCTAATCCGAGGAAAATATTAACAGCGCCGAACTGAACCTTGAAGGAGCGAACCTTCTGTTCATCCGGCTTCTTGTAAGTCAAGGTGATCCGGCTTTTCGAAGACATACTTCACCATTTTAATTATTGGAGGCAGGAAGGTAAGTTCACGACGCCGAGCGTTTTTTTAAGTGTGCTCGCTTGGAGGTGATCGTATGCCCGGATCGGGAGGCATGGCTTGTCTCTGCGTGACAGCAGAATTAGCTGTCGCTGCCATAAATCACTCGGAAAACAGCCTGAAACCAGCACTACTGTCTGTGCTGGATTTGTGCCGATTGGAGGTGGGTCAGTGTTGCGTTAGCACATGAATCAATCGGTGCCGGCATCAACAATCCCTATCAAAAGCCCGGTGGTCACCTCAAGCCATTGCTTGATCAGCCGCCATACCTACGGCAATTCGGCGCATCGTCTGCATGCGACGCGCGCGAAATAAGACAGGCGATGACTGGCGGGGCTCTCATACGACTGCACGACCTGACAACCTTGAGCAAGATGGCCGTTTGGATCTCCTGTAGCTATCCTCGCCCGACGTTGACGCGGGCACATCCCTACCGATGTGCGATACGCACCAATCCCTGGTCATGCAACGCGCCGAATTCGCTACTGCTCAACCCCAGCACGTCCATCAACACCGCCTCGGTATCAGCCCCCAATTGCGGTGCCGGCTGCGGCGTGCGGTAGTGGCCGTTGAAACGCAGGGGCATGCCGGGGGTGAGTATTTGGCCGATACCGGGCTGCTCCAGCAATTTGAACAAGGGGTTTTGCTCGGAGCAGGAAGGGTCTTCTTCAAGCAGGGTGCTGATGCTCTGATAGTGGCTCCAGCACACGCCGCTGTCTTCAAAGAGGGCGGTTATCTCTTCCAGGGTGCGCTCCGCCACCCAGGGGCTGACCAATGAGGCCAAGGCCTCACGGGCGTGGAAACGCTCACCTTCGCGATTTAGATCGACCTGTAGGTGTCGACCCAAGGCCTCCACCTGTTCGGTGATAGCTGTGACCTCGCAGAGGCTGCGCCACTGTTTGAGGGTCAGACCAACCACCATAATGCGCTGCCCGTCACGGGTCACGAAGTCGCGGCCAAAGGCGCCGAACAAGTCATTGCCGTGGCGTTGCCGTTGTACGCCGCGCTGGGCTTCGGCAAGAAAGCCCAAATGCCCCATCACTGCCAACGCCACATCTTCCAGTGCCAGCTTCACCTGCTGACCAATGCCCTGCCGGCTGCGCTGACGCTCAGCGGCAAGTAACCCAACGGCCGCCATTTGCCCAGTGATCAGATCCCAGGCTGGCAGCACATGGTTGACCGCGCCATCGACGTCCTGCGGGCCGGTGAGATAGGGCAAACCAATGCGCGGATTAATCGTGTAATCAACCGCCGAGCCGCCATGGCGATCGCCCTGAATGGTCAACTGAATCAGGTCCGCACGCTGGGCACGCAGGGTGTCATAGTCTAACCAGCCTCGGGGTGGAAAATTGGTCAGCAGCATGCCGGCGTCTAAGCCCGGCGCGGTGATCAGCGCCTGGGCCAG
This window encodes:
- a CDS encoding arylsulfatase — translated: MKKNLNWLASSALLVVACLAPPAFAASAKPNILLIVADDLGYSDLGAFGGEIDTPNLDELSKHSTLLQSLYVAPTCSPTRSMLMSGTDNHLAGVGNMAEMMTPHLTPEQMGKPGYEGYLNQRVAALPELMKDAGYQTFMVGKWHLGGADGLRPQQRGFDKSYVLMGGGAAHFKQTAPMQIASDAPEPVYRENDIKVELPADFYSSTNFTNKLIEYVDAGLGEKKPFFAYAAYTAAHLPSQAPDAYLQKYRGRYDQGYEVTAARRIEKLKSLGLVDAKATPVPMPKGVKPWSALSVEEKEYSARTMEAYAAMVDAFDHEIGRLINHLKDKGLYDNTLIVFLSDNGPEGNDWSKDVENDQWIPKHFDVSLNNIGRPNSFAYEGPAWGQVSAQPFRMFKAYTNEGGVRSASFMRLPFNDNPQRTDAVVTAMDIMPTILDVAGIKHPGTQYQGKTVEPMKGASALSMLQGKSHAVHDSTYTVGIELMGRNAIRKGNWKIVYSFDDGKGTWALYDLATDRGELHDLSSQHPDKLNELLTEWAQYVRQNNVISTGRDTTYPRRDY
- a CDS encoding alginate export family protein, which gives rise to MSSKSRITLTYKKPDEQKVRSFKVQFGAVNIFLGLALAVVDHSASAATIYKDDNTKLDFTVQAIYGAFHSSESYNQGGPIKSGAAGWQEGVLRAGFKGQTLLPGLYDSSLYGETTWVASGTWDGGDAAGYTDGSERRASIDRAYIGWRSGNLMHDWGKDFVDLSVGSQKIQIGDGFIINGDGLSVGNNIADGQLDRGGAYYLTPRNAFHNTVKLHLGAQDLWRGDLIWLKSDNEIKAKPELGIAVLERGDEHATFGLTYIKGLGVDESLANSFSAQRDGLEVVSLRGQGDFGIKDLFLSFEYAHEDKSQGQEHAWYAEGAWTFSQLPWTPRLGYRYSRYSEDYDPLFSGYSRGYGTWFQGEVASNYSGPFQRNAGIHMAELQLHPTANLTLGALAYSFRSLDKRQGDLDASEVDAYLDWSVGENWVISPLVGLYKPKKSAEQGGSQLGNDNLNVYSQLVVAFHF
- a CDS encoding CoA transferase, translated to MSEAILKGMRVIEVSAFVAAPLGGMTLAQMGADVIRVDGLDGGLDYRRWPVTDDNTSLFWAGLNKGKRSVAIDINKPQGRELAQALITAPGLDAGMLLTNFPPRGWLDYDTLRAQRADLIQLTIQGDRHGGSAVDYTINPRIGLPYLTGPQDVDGAVNHVLPAWDLITGQMAAVGLLAAERQRSRQGIGQQVKLALEDVALAVMGHLGFLAEAQRGVQRQRHGNDLFGAFGRDFVTRDGQRIMVVGLTLKQWRSLCEVTAITEQVEALGRHLQVDLNREGERFHAREALASLVSPWVAERTLEEITALFEDSGVCWSHYQSISTLLEEDPSCSEQNPLFKLLEQPGIGQILTPGMPLRFNGHYRTPQPAPQLGADTEAVLMDVLGLSSSEFGALHDQGLVRIAHR